The following coding sequences are from one Treponema bryantii window:
- a CDS encoding OadG family protein: MFRFFLKNYPVRRDFEDKYMTITEMLGQSGLLTLLGMCVVFSFIIILIICMTILKGVIHALKLDKEQPVDTPKASAPVNTGNDGAIIAAIAAAVHDKALNS; encoded by the coding sequence ATGTTTCGATTTTTTTTGAAAAACTACCCGGTACGCCGGGATTTTGAGGATAAATATATGACAATTACTGAAATGCTTGGTCAGAGCGGACTTCTGACTCTGCTTGGTATGTGTGTTGTATTCAGCTTTATCATTATCCTGATTATCTGTATGACCATCCTGAAGGGTGTTATTCATGCACTTAAACTCGATAAAGAACAGCCTGTTGACACACCAAAGGCTTCAGCTCCGGTAAATACTGGAAATGATGGTGCTATTATTGCTGCAATCGCAGCTGCCGTGCATGACAAGGCATTGAATTCGTAA
- the dapB gene encoding 4-hydroxy-tetrahydrodipicolinate reductase yields the protein MKIALVGYGKMGHMIEQAAKRAGHEVVTTIDVMADDAKVKVAAGDTDAIVRAVKSSGAEGIIEFTHPTAVLANVRALLPLGLPLVVGTTGWNDKHAEIAEYAKQVGGTVMTAGNFSIGVNMFYKIVEEAAKIMAEYKDYDVATWELHHNQKADSPSGTALEIARRVQLGYKDKTEIVTDAFHERPAANQLHVSSTRCGNVPGTHKVFFDGTADTIELTHTARSREGFAVGAVESLIKLDAALKSGKVSKGNLYGWDDIY from the coding sequence ATGAAGATTGCACTTGTTGGTTATGGAAAGATGGGACATATGATTGAGCAGGCTGCTAAGCGTGCCGGTCATGAGGTTGTTACAACTATAGATGTTATGGCAGATGATGCCAAAGTAAAAGTTGCTGCTGGAGATACAGATGCAATTGTGCGCGCTGTAAAATCAAGCGGGGCAGAGGGAATTATTGAGTTTACTCATCCAACTGCTGTTCTTGCTAATGTCCGTGCACTCCTTCCACTTGGACTTCCTCTTGTTGTTGGAACTACAGGCTGGAATGACAAGCATGCAGAAATTGCTGAATATGCAAAGCAGGTTGGTGGAACAGTTATGACTGCCGGAAACTTTTCTATCGGCGTAAATATGTTCTATAAAATTGTAGAAGAAGCTGCAAAGATTATGGCTGAATATAAAGATTATGATGTTGCAACATGGGAGCTTCATCATAATCAGAAGGCAGATAGTCCTAGTGGTACTGCACTTGAAATTGCACGCCGTGTTCAGCTTGGTTATAAAGATAAGACTGAAATTGTAACTGATGCTTTCCATGAAAGACCAGCTGCAAATCAGCTTCATGTAAGTTCAACCCGCTGTGGTAATGTTCCTGGAACGCATAAGGTTTTCTTTGATGGAACTGCAGATACAATCGAGCTTACACATACAGCAAGAAGCCGTGAAGGCTTTGCTGTTGGCGCGGTAGAATCTCTTATTAAACTTGATGCTGCTCTTAAGAGTGGTAAGGTTTCTAAGGGAAATCTCTACGGCTGGGATGATATTTATTGA
- a CDS encoding YncE family protein, whose amino-acid sequence MKKAFTVLVLTICLAGFVYAQAPELTKIGVYTCGEQPKQVLFSPDSKFIIMPLLNDNGFDVFSIQEKKIVKRIVPPDALQLGFAEGLFISQKNVFLVSQMTTAKLYEYSYPGFEYKRTIATGGNWSKFIAFSDEKQLLAVSNWVSNDVSIIDYETGSCLRKISTGAAPRGLYFIEDGKSLISLSFDAGLVEKFDVETGKQLSVLKVEKGAMRHIVLNSDSTKAYVSDMYHRMIYEINLKTFKIAGKTQVFNNPNTIKLYQDRWLFVSSRGPNNPEDYTKRSPKNGKIQIIDTQSMNVVTAFEGGNQPTGLDISPDGKYLCFSNFQDANIELYEIQN is encoded by the coding sequence ATGAAAAAAGCATTTACTGTCCTGGTGCTAACAATATGCCTTGCTGGTTTTGTGTATGCACAGGCGCCGGAACTGACAAAAATCGGTGTTTACACATGTGGCGAACAGCCTAAGCAAGTTTTGTTTTCTCCGGACAGTAAATTCATAATTATGCCGTTATTAAATGATAATGGTTTTGATGTTTTCAGCATTCAGGAAAAGAAAATTGTAAAACGAATAGTTCCTCCTGATGCTTTACAACTTGGCTTTGCAGAAGGTCTTTTTATTTCTCAGAAAAATGTTTTTTTGGTTTCACAAATGACAACTGCAAAGCTGTACGAATATTCTTATCCTGGTTTTGAATATAAAAGAACTATAGCTACCGGAGGAAACTGGTCAAAGTTTATTGCTTTTTCTGACGAAAAGCAGCTGCTGGCCGTTTCTAACTGGGTTTCGAATGATGTTTCTATAATTGATTATGAGACGGGAAGTTGCCTCAGAAAAATTTCTACAGGAGCTGCACCTCGAGGGCTATATTTTATTGAGGATGGAAAAAGTCTTATAAGCCTTTCCTTTGATGCTGGACTTGTAGAAAAGTTTGATGTTGAAACAGGAAAGCAGCTTTCGGTGTTGAAAGTTGAAAAGGGAGCTATGCGGCATATTGTTTTGAATTCGGACAGTACAAAGGCATATGTTTCCGATATGTATCACAGAATGATTTACGAAATAAATCTTAAAACCTTTAAGATTGCAGGCAAAACTCAGGTGTTCAATAATCCAAATACTATTAAACTTTATCAGGATAGATGGCTTTTTGTTTCTTCTCGTGGTCCGAATAATCCTGAAGATTACACAAAACGAAGTCCAAAAAATGGAAAGATTCAAATTATAGATACCCAGTCTATGAACGTTGTTACAGCCTTTGAAGGTGGTAATCAACCTACCGGTCTTGATATCAGTCCTGATGGAAAATATCTGTGCTTTTCAAACTTTCAGGATGCAAATATTGAGCTTTATGAAATACAAAACTAA
- a CDS encoding aspartate kinase, which translates to MIVMKFGGSSVANAERIKHVASIIKAYQDKRPAVVLSAMGDTTDHLLEAADKAVLGEVDVAGVAKLHEDTAAELGIKIETIEALLTELKQLLTGISMLKEISKRSRDYLVSFGERMSVRMMAAYLESQGIPARFYDAWDIGIVSDSNYMSAELLDEVWENIPAHLNDYKNGTDNHIPIVTGFIAKDKKGNITTLGRGGSDLTATMIGAAMRAEEVQTWKDVDGILTTDPRVVKEAKPVPEVTYEEAQELAMFGAQVLHPRSMLPVRKTGTPVRVKNSYNITSPGSIIVEKHSGKVPPVCAITTVKHITLIDIVSSRMLGAAGFLAHIFNNFLKWNISIDVIATSEVSVSLTVNTKSDLTGLISDLEQASQVSVRKDKAIVTIICDAAHSSAILASGFDALAEEGINVQMISQGASKVNISMIVNDDEADKTVQILHNAYFS; encoded by the coding sequence ATGATAGTAATGAAATTCGGGGGTTCTTCTGTTGCTAATGCAGAGAGAATCAAGCATGTTGCTTCTATTATTAAGGCTTATCAGGATAAGAGACCTGCTGTAGTACTTTCAGCTATGGGAGATACTACAGACCATCTTCTGGAAGCTGCAGATAAGGCTGTGCTCGGAGAGGTTGATGTTGCTGGAGTTGCTAAACTCCATGAGGATACTGCCGCTGAGCTTGGAATTAAAATTGAAACTATTGAAGCTCTTTTGACTGAGCTTAAACAGCTGCTTACCGGTATTTCAATGCTTAAAGAAATCAGTAAACGTTCACGCGACTATCTTGTTAGCTTTGGCGAGCGTATGTCTGTTCGTATGATGGCAGCTTACTTGGAGTCTCAGGGAATTCCAGCCCGCTTCTATGATGCATGGGATATTGGAATTGTTTCTGATTCTAACTATATGTCTGCTGAACTTCTCGATGAGGTTTGGGAAAATATTCCGGCTCATCTTAATGATTACAAAAACGGCACAGACAATCATATTCCTATCGTAACTGGCTTTATTGCAAAAGACAAAAAAGGAAATATAACAACTCTTGGGCGTGGTGGTTCTGATCTTACAGCAACAATGATTGGTGCTGCTATGCGCGCTGAAGAAGTTCAGACCTGGAAGGATGTTGACGGTATTCTTACTACTGACCCTCGCGTTGTAAAAGAGGCTAAGCCTGTTCCTGAAGTTACTTACGAAGAAGCTCAGGAGCTTGCTATGTTCGGAGCTCAGGTTCTTCATCCTCGTTCTATGCTTCCTGTTCGTAAAACTGGAACTCCGGTTCGTGTTAAGAACTCTTACAATATTACAAGCCCGGGGTCTATTATTGTAGAAAAACATTCTGGAAAAGTTCCACCTGTTTGCGCAATTACAACTGTAAAACACATCACTTTGATTGATATTGTTTCTTCACGTATGCTGGGCGCTGCAGGCTTCCTGGCTCACATCTTCAATAACTTCCTTAAATGGAATATCAGTATTGATGTAATTGCTACTTCTGAAGTTTCTGTTTCTCTTACTGTAAATACAAAGTCTGATCTTACAGGTCTTATTTCCGATCTCGAGCAGGCTAGTCAGGTATCTGTTCGTAAGGATAAGGCTATCGTTACTATTATTTGTGACGCAGCTCATTCTTCTGCTATCCTTGCAAGCGGCTTTGATGCTCTTGCTGAAGAAGGAATCAATGTTCAGATGATTTCTCAGGGCGCAAGCAAAGTTAATATCAGTATGATTGTAAATGATGATGAAGCAGATAAAACTGTTCAGATTCTTCACAATGCATATTTCAGTTGA